The Pseudomonas hefeiensis genomic sequence GCGCCCGTCACCAGAGCGACCCGACCATGAGTGCCGCTGGGCGGCGTTGCCAGCTCGATCACAAGGCCGCCAACCCACGGGCCAGGTCGGCTTGCAGGTCGGCGACGTCTTCGAGGCCGACCGCTACACGGATCAGGCTGTCGCGGATGCCCGCGGCTTCACGCTCCTGGGGCGCCAGGCGACCGTGGGAGGTAGTGCTCGGGTGAGTGATGGTGGTTTTGCTGTCACCCAGGTTGGCGGTGATGGAAATCAACCGGGTTGCGTCGATGAAGCGCCAGGCGCCCTCCTTGCCCCCTTTGACTTCGAAACTCACCACCGCACCGAAACCCCGCTGTTGACGCGCGGCCAGGTCATGTTGCGGATGGCTCTTGAGGCCGGCGTAGTGCACTTTCTCGATGCCGTCCTGCTGTTCCAGCCACTCGGCCAGGACCTGAGCGTTGGCGCAATGGGCTTTCATACGCAGGCCGAGGGTTTCCAGGCCTTTGAGGAAGATCCAGGCGTTGAATGGGCTGAGGGTTGGCCCGGCGGTGCGCAGGAAGCCCACCACTTCTTTCATCTGCTCGCCACGACCAGCCACCACGCCGCCCATGCAACGACCCTGGCCGTCGATGAACTTGGTCGCCGAATGCACCACCACGTCGGCACCCAACTTCAGCGGCTGTTGCAGCGCCGGTGTGCAGAAGCAGTTATCGACCACCAGCATGGCGCCCTTGGCGTGGGCGATTTCCGCCAGCGCGGCGATGTCCACCAACTCGGCCAAGGGGTTGGACGGCGACTCGACAAATAGCAGCTTGGTGTTGGCCTTGATTGCCGCATCCCAGCCGGATAACTCCGCCAGGGGCACGTAATCGACTTCCACGCCGAAGCGTTTGAAGTACTTTTCGAACAGGCTGATGGTCGAACCGAAGACGCTGCGCGACACCAGCACGTGGTCGCCAGCGCTGCAAAAGCTCATGACCACAGCCATGATTGCCGCCATGCCGGTGGCGGTAGCCACAGCCTGCTCGGCACCTTCCAGGGCGGCGATGCGCTCTTCGAAAGCCCGCACGGTGGGGTTGGTGTAGCGTGAGTAGACGTTGCCCGGCACCTCGCCGGCAAACCGTGCCGCCGCATCGGCAGCGGTGCGGAACACGTAGCTGGACGTGAAGAACATCGGCTCGCCGTGCTCGGCTTCCGGCGTGCGATGCTGACCGGCGCGGACCGCCAGGGTATCGAACGCTACGCCTTCAAGGTCGCTGTCCAGCCGACCGGCATCCCAATCCTGACTCATGCTGTCGCTCCTGTAGTCATTAAACGCAAACCGGCCCCTCAGGGCCGGTTTTCACTCAGTTGTTGTACAGATCGATGATCGCGCTGACTGCCTGGGTCTTGGCCTTGGACGCATCGTTACGAGCGTTCTCGATCTTGTTCAGGTAGGCCTCATCGACGTCACCGGTGACGTACTTGCCGTCAAACACCGCGCAGTCGAACTGCTCGATCTTGATCTTGCCGCCGCCCACCGCTTCGATCAGATCCGGCAGGTCTTGGTAGATCAGCCAGTCGGCGCCGATCAGGTCGGCTACTTCCTGGGTGGTGCGATTGTGGGCGATCAGCTCGTGGGCGCTGGGCATGTCGATGCCGTAGACGTTCGGATAACGCACCGCCGGCGCTGCCGAACAGAAGTACACGTTCTTCGCACCAGCTTCACGGGCCATCTGGATGATCTGCTTGCACGTGGTCCCACGCACAATGGAATCGTCCACCAGCATCACGTTCTTGCCGCGAAATTCCAGCTCGATGGCGTTGAGTTTCTGGCGTACGGATTTTTTCCGCGCAGCCTGGCCGGGCATGATGAAAGTACGGCCGATGTAGCGGTTTTTCACGAAACCTTCGCGGAACTTGACGCCCAGGTGGTTCGCCAGCTCCAGGGCCGCGGTGCGGCTGGTGTCCGGGATCGGGATGACCACGTCGATATCGTGTTCCGGCCGCTCGCGCAGGATCTTGTCGGCCAGTTTCTCGCCCATGCGCAGGCGGGCTTTATAGACCGAGATGCCGTCGATGATCGAGTCCGGGCGCGCCAGGTAAACGTGCTCGAAGATGCACGGGGTCAGGCTCGGATTGGTTGCGCACTGGCGGGTGAACAACTTGCCGTCTTCGGTGATATAGACCGCTTCGCCCGGGGCCAGGTCGCGAATCAGGGTGAAACCCAGCACGTCCAGGGACACGCTTTCGGAGGCAATCATGTACTCGACGCCTTCGTCGGTGTGACGCTGGCCGAACACGATCGGGCGGATGCCATGGGGATCGCGGAAACCGACGATGCCGTAGCCGGTGATCATCGCCACGACCGAGTAGCCGCCAACGCAACGGTTATGCACGTCGGTCACGGCGGCGAACACGTCTTCTTCGGTAGGCTGCAGCTTGCCGCGCTGGGCCAGCTCATGAGCGAAGACGTTGAGCATCACTTCCGAGTCGGAGTTGGTATTGACGTGGCGCAGGTCCGATTCGTAGATCTCCTTGGCCAACTGCTCGACGTTGGTCAGGTTGCCGTTGTGCGCCAACGTGATGCCGTACGGCGAGTTGACGTAGAACGGCTGGGCTTCGGCCGAAGTCGAGCTGCCCGCTGTTGGGTAGCGCACATGGCCAATGCCCATATGGCCGACCAGACGCTGCATGTGACGCTGGTGGAACACGTCACGCACCAGCCCGTTGTCCTTGCGCAGGAATAACCGGCCGTCATGGCTGGTCACGATACCGGCAGCGTCCTGGCCGCGGTGCTGGAGCACGGTTAGCGCGTCATACAGCGCCTGATTGACGTTCGACTTACCGACGATACCGACGATGCCACACATGCGACACAACCCCTACTTAATGGATCTGAACTGAACAACACTCACTGCGGCGTTTTGGCCATCGGCAAGAGTTGTTCCTTGAACGGTATTTCAGCGGGTACGCTGATACCGCTGGCAAGCCACTGACTGCTCCAACCCAGGATCAGGTTCTTGGACCAGTCTGCGACCAATAGAAATTGTGGCACGAGCCGGGACTCCTGCCACCACGTATCCTGCTGTACCGGCCCCAGGCTCAATAGCCCGACGGCCACGACCACCAGCAACGCGCCACGCGCCGCGCCGAAGGCCATGCCCAGGAACCGGTCCGTCCCGGAAAGCCCGGTGACGCGAATCAGTTCGCCGATCAGATAGTTGATCATTGCGCCGACCAGCAAGGTGGCGATAAACAAGATGGCACAGCCCGCGATCACGCGGGCCGATGGAGTTTCGATGTATCCGGCGAGGTACTGGGACAACGAACCACCAAACATCCAGGCTACGACTCCCGCGATGATCCAGGTCAGCAGCGAGAGGGCTTCCTTGACGAAGCCGCGGCTCAGACTGATCAATGCGGAGATGGCGACGATTGCAACGATCGCCCAGTCAACCCAGGTAAATGGCACGGTGCAGCCTACAGACGGATAAGGCGGCGCATTTTAGCAGAGGCCAGAGCTGTCGGTAAGCTGCGATTGTCAGTGTGACTCAAATCAGACAAATCGCCGCTAACCGCGCTCAGGCTGGAAACGCACCACAAAACCCTTGAGGTTCTGCTGGCGACTGAGCAGGTCCCGTAGCCGGTCGGCCTCGGCACGCTCGATCAGCGGCCCCACAAACACGCGATTCTTGCCATCGGCGGTGCGGATGTAAGCGTTATAGCCCTGGCTGCGCAGGGTTTTCTGTAATTTCTCGGCCCCTTCACGATTGCTCAGGCTGGCCAATTGAACGGACCAACTGACCGACAGACCGTTGGCGTCCACGCGGCTTTGCGTGGTGTCCGGCTTGGCCGGGGCTGCGGTAATC encodes the following:
- a CDS encoding O-succinylhomoserine sulfhydrylase; this encodes MSQDWDAGRLDSDLEGVAFDTLAVRAGQHRTPEAEHGEPMFFTSSYVFRTAADAAARFAGEVPGNVYSRYTNPTVRAFEERIAALEGAEQAVATATGMAAIMAVVMSFCSAGDHVLVSRSVFGSTISLFEKYFKRFGVEVDYVPLAELSGWDAAIKANTKLLFVESPSNPLAELVDIAALAEIAHAKGAMLVVDNCFCTPALQQPLKLGADVVVHSATKFIDGQGRCMGGVVAGRGEQMKEVVGFLRTAGPTLSPFNAWIFLKGLETLGLRMKAHCANAQVLAEWLEQQDGIEKVHYAGLKSHPQHDLAARQQRGFGAVVSFEVKGGKEGAWRFIDATRLISITANLGDSKTTITHPSTTSHGRLAPQEREAAGIRDSLIRVAVGLEDVADLQADLARGLAAL
- the purF gene encoding amidophosphoribosyltransferase, with protein sequence MCGIVGIVGKSNVNQALYDALTVLQHRGQDAAGIVTSHDGRLFLRKDNGLVRDVFHQRHMQRLVGHMGIGHVRYPTAGSSTSAEAQPFYVNSPYGITLAHNGNLTNVEQLAKEIYESDLRHVNTNSDSEVMLNVFAHELAQRGKLQPTEEDVFAAVTDVHNRCVGGYSVVAMITGYGIVGFRDPHGIRPIVFGQRHTDEGVEYMIASESVSLDVLGFTLIRDLAPGEAVYITEDGKLFTRQCATNPSLTPCIFEHVYLARPDSIIDGISVYKARLRMGEKLADKILRERPEHDIDVVIPIPDTSRTAALELANHLGVKFREGFVKNRYIGRTFIMPGQAARKKSVRQKLNAIELEFRGKNVMLVDDSIVRGTTCKQIIQMAREAGAKNVYFCSAAPAVRYPNVYGIDMPSAHELIAHNRTTQEVADLIGADWLIYQDLPDLIEAVGGGKIKIEQFDCAVFDGKYVTGDVDEAYLNKIENARNDASKAKTQAVSAIIDLYNN
- a CDS encoding CvpA family protein; translation: MPFTWVDWAIVAIVAISALISLSRGFVKEALSLLTWIIAGVVAWMFGGSLSQYLAGYIETPSARVIAGCAILFIATLLVGAMINYLIGELIRVTGLSGTDRFLGMAFGAARGALLVVVAVGLLSLGPVQQDTWWQESRLVPQFLLVADWSKNLILGWSSQWLASGISVPAEIPFKEQLLPMAKTPQ